Sequence from the Tripterygium wilfordii isolate XIE 37 chromosome 10, ASM1340144v1, whole genome shotgun sequence genome:
TATAAATCCAACTAGAATAATGGAGGGAAACCAGATTGAAAAGGCCGGATAATTAGGGAGGCCAATCATGTTCccctaaaattaaattttaaaaacttgtaaatcttatttggatttccaaaatgatatgtatccataattatccataatctatgtgacatgctaATTCTAAATGGTCTTCACGCTTTTTTTTCATGCCACCTAGTTATTATGATCCCCACATTTTCCTTATGTCACCTAATTATAGGCAGTTTATGGATGCATAAATTATGGATATGTAGTGTTTATGTTtggattttcattgttttatcgttttgttttttaatatattttgttttccttgttgTTTATCAACTGCTAGTCAGGACCAactttttgaaaatgatattcAAGATGGCATGAGACTATTAGAGTTAAGACAACACCCAACAACCtgggtttttattttcttattaaagATTGGATCTTTAATGCAACTAATTGTCATGTTCtagcgagagagagagacaaaaccATAAATCAATAAGAGATTTGAAAGACCACACGTAAGACGTTACTTTTTCTTCTGGCTCCGCGTTTATTCCATGCGTTTGGgaatcttctctctctaaaagtaAGTTCTCTGTTTTTCTCTTAAATTCAACACAAAATAGTTGTgggttatgattttttttgttcatgttGCTCCTTTTGCCTTAACTTTgatgggtattttttttttctgcaattctctTTATGGGTATGTAGTTTCTCTCCTATGTTGCGGAAGGCCTAAATTGAAATGGGTTGTGCTCCTTTTCGgtgtttattatttgttttgggaTCAATTAGAAGGGCGGATGGGTTTCTTATTTTGAGGCATAAGCATCTGTGTTTTGATATGCTTGTTTTGCTGATTTTTGGGTCTGTGTTATTTAATTATGATGTGCTGTGtgaatttttctcctttttctttctttttctgttccttttttttttcattcgtTTTGTTTGTTATGGATCAGGAggacttgtttttcttttaaaaaatttatttttatgatcATCCTTCCAGAGCTAGCTTCAATCCTCAATatgtttattgttttgatttggaGTTCTTGTGTTGTTTAATTGATTGTGTTCTTGTTCATGTTTGTGATTTTTGATAGCCTAGATGGAGGGTGATGTTGAAGAAGACCTATGATCTGTCTCTGTGTCTGGCTTCGTAGTTATGGcaacaagagagaaaaaagacatAAACCCTCTTTTAGTGAAATTTGGAATAGCTTTTGCTCTTTCTTTTGCTGGATTTCTCTATAGTCGCTTTATAACCAAGAAAGTCAAACCCTCCTTGCCTCCTCCCTCGCCGCGCACATCAGGTCTGCCATTTTTGCCTCAATTAGTCTTTAAGGTTTTAGTTTTTTAGGGATTTGTTTTTTTCAGTTCATATCTTTAATCGTTTCATATGTTTGTAGATCCTCGCAGGGAAGTCAATTCGGTCGGAAGAGCTCACTGTAGAGATGATCATCATAACTTGAATAAAATGCCCAACTCCTTCAGTGATGTTCCAGTTTCAGCTGAAATACATGTGAGTTATGGTGGATTCCAAATCTTAATCAAAATCACAAATTGATGTTTATCCTTCAAAGTAATTTATTTATCTAATTGTTAAAGTGTAAAGTGTAAATATATTTGGGATGGGTATAAAGCATATTTCAATCTATCAACTGATATCCGTAAATAGATGAAGAATGGCTATATTAGCACATTTTGAATCAATTATAAATTCTTATTTTCATTTTGATCTGGTAttggtgttgtgacattgcttTGTTTAGTTATTGGCGTATGAAGGTGAGGAAACGAGGAAAGGTAACTGAATGTTAAATAAGTTCCTCCAGCGTTTCCATCTCCGAGTGATTATCTTCTTGTTTTCCTTGACCATCCAATGTTAACGGAAACATAACTATTTTCAATCTTCCTAATGTGAGAttgtctgtaggaatcttgtggTAAATGGTAGACATTAGAAAATTTCCATGCTAATTCAAACCTTTGTCTTCCTGTAAGTTATGGTTATCTGAATTTGGGAAGGATAAAGCAAATATTGTCCCAGCCTCGTTGAGCTCTGAGAGTTAAACCAGTGTCCGAGCATGCTTTGCCTGCATTTAACTTGGTGAAGCTAACATTTCTTGTGTTCTGTCTTGCAGGAAGAGACATACATGCCGAGGATTGCTGTTGAAAGTTCTACAGTTGGTATTTCTCCAAATAGTGGACACAGTGTAGATAAAGACGGGTTCCTCTTGCCTGAGTTTGATGATCTTGTCAAGGAATACGACTTTTCTGCCACAACAGCTTCATTTTCACCAAGAAAAGATGTAGACACACCTAGGTCATATGTACAAACTCCCAGAGCATTTAGAACCGCAGAAAAGGATGATTATGAGCAGGAGATCAGACAACTACAGAGCATGGTTAGAATGCTTCAAGAAAGGGAGAGGAGTCTGGAGGTGCAGTTGCTTGAGTATTATGGTCTTAGAGAGCAAGAAACAGCCATGATGGAGCTCAAAAACCGAGTGCACATAAGCAATATGGAGtccaagcttttcacgttaaaGGTTGAGTCCTTACAGGCAGATAATCGAAGACTACAGGCACAAGTGGCTGATCATGCGAAAGTTGTGTCTGAACTTGATGCTGCAAGAGTGAAAATTAAGATGCTTAAAAAGAAACTAAGGTCTGAAGCTGAACAGAATAAGGAACAGATATTGGCCCTTAAGAAGAGGGTTGATAGGTTGCCGGACCAAGATCTTAAGGCTGCTGCTAGTGATCAGGATATACAATTGAAGTTGCAAAGGCTAAAGGGTTTGGAAACTGATGCAGAACAGTTGAGGAAATCAAATTTAAAACTGCAGCAGGAAAATTCTGATTTGGCACATCGGTTAGAGTCCACGCAAATCCTTGCAAACTCTGTTTTGGAAGATCCAGAGGTGATTAGTTCAATCTTGGTTGAAATTTTCCTTTATGTGTAATTCATTACTATAGAATTTATATTTCTGGATCCATTTGTTCAGACAGAAGAGTTGAGGAAAGCTATCATTCATTTTggacaagaaaatgaagagCGCACCAGGGAAATTGAGCAACTACAAGCAGATCGATGCTCAGATGTTGAAGAACTAGTCTATCTCAAGTGGATTAATGCTTGCTTGCGATATGAGTTGCGGAATTATCAACCCCCTTCTGGAAAAACCGCAGCAAGAGACCTAAGCAAAACATTGAGCCCCAAGTCTGAGGAGAAGGCCAAGCAACTAATACTTGAATATGCAAAAACTGAAGGGGCAAGGGAAAAGGGAATTGACTTACTGGATTTTGATTCCGACCAGTGGTCATCATCCCAAGCTTCCTATCTAACAGACTCTGGAGAGCATGATGATTCTTCTGTTGATCATTCTTCCGATATCAAAACTACATCTTCAATCAAGCATAAGTACATTAGTAAGCTTCGAAGACTTTTGCTGGGTAAAGACGAACATCACCATCATCGCCGTACTTTGTCTGCTGACAAAGTTGTATACCATGAAGACAATGTTTCTCGTCTTTCCAGTTCTGTTACTTCAGCAGGAACCGATGCTGCGGCAGAAATGCAATTTACCAAATCAAGAACTCCATCTCAGAGTTCATCGAGAAAATCCATGGATTTTCACAGGTTGACTGTCATGAATGCAGATAATATTAAGCATATGAGTATTCAAAGAAACAGTGATGTTGGGTCTTGTGGATCCAGCAGTGTAAGGTGGGGTAGAGGTTCTTGTGATTCTATAGAGGAAAATCAACTTGACCGGAGGTCAGATTGCACTGAGAAATCTGATTTGTTAAAGTTTGCTGAAGCTTTGAAGACCTCTCATAGTCGAACAGGAACGGTACACAAAAAATCATTATCATATAGTTTTGGTTGATAGTTTGACACATAGTGACAGCTTAATAATCATGTCACTTTGTAATAGCACGGAACTTCAAGTTAAGGATCTACAGGTTAATTAAAATGCACTGCACAGTATACCAAGAATCGTCTAGAAACTAATTTTGCTGAAGAAAGCATGATTGTTGCTAATTAATGAGTGCTTTTGGCAGTTTAAAATAATGTATCAGAAAAACAGTTATTTTAGTATTGTTTTAGTTAATTTGTAAATAACCACGAATAATACACTTTTATTCTCTTatctctgtttctttttttgatgcTGCTCAGTTAAATTTGATCAAATAAAGTCTATGGGGGTGTATGTGTTTATTTAAGTGTCTTAAATTAGTGATCTTGAGTTGTTTCTCTCCTCTCTGATCTGTAGATGTATCATCTGTTTTTATTACATCCTTTTGTGGTACATAGCTTTGaatatttttcttccttttcggACTAAAGGTGGGCAACTGTGTAACTCTCTATTCATCTCTCTGTATATCTATGTACACGTtgtgttgtttgtttttatttttagatgCTGATATGGATGAGTGattcttatattttttgaaattgaatgTCTTGGTTATGGTTCACTTTAGCTTCAAGTGCATAGAACTAGCCACTGATTTGGGAATTGAATGTCTTCTCTTAATGCAACAGTAACTATGAATGaatatgctctttttttttgtctgggtATGAATATGCTTTtgcttgtgatgtttgtgtCTGCAAGAACCTATTGGCTAATAAGAACTCGAGGCTCTTTTCTGGGTGTTGTGGTTCGATTTTTGGGTTCTCAGAAGTTGTGAAATGTGTACTTTTTTTCTATTGCATTATCAGGTTGCctacatttatttttcttggaagaTATTGAACCAGTTGATGCTCGATGATGcagagattttcattttcttcacaatTTACAGACTAGTTAATCCCAATATGCTGCTATGAAACAGTATCATGGGGACCCATTTTTTAACTCTAGTTGCTGCATGATCAGTGCGGAAACATGGGCAAGAAGCAGCCCCTGGTGGTGTAAAACAGATTACAGTGCCTGTTGGGCTATGATGGACTTTTTATTagtcaatttttttgttttcttggctGGAAAATTCTGCATAGTGTCTTTTagagatggcaaaaaaaaccgatctgAGCACTATTCGCAGGGTATCCGATCCGTTTAAActcgaaaaccgatcctataggttttgaaaacggttttggttttcaaacccgtcatagtttagggtcgggtttggtttttgatgctgGGTTTAAGGTACCCGAACTGTTTAATAAAAAtatccattatagtaataattttataaatcatctataaaggtatactactaggatattaaattataacatgatatagcatattaaaacatatatatttatagaagcatactaataaaactataaattagactaatttgaattataaaatcataattaatataaatcatactcaatattcatttatattaatataatcattaaagaaaaaataaaaatattaaaagttaaatggtaaacgggtatccgatgataaacggttatggaacggttccgggtttagaaatttaaatggttttttaaatgattttggaacggttttgatatagagtatattaaatggaaacggcTTTGGTATTTCCTAAATGGAAGAGTCCCTGACCCGTTACCATCCCTAGTTTCTCTTCAGTTTCTAAGTAAAATACCTGTAATGAATCAAGTTTGCTGTTGCAGttgatttgatttattaaaaaaataaacaaaacagtCCAGTAGAAAGCTCCTGTTCAATTGAAATAAGAGGAAATATTATGCATTGATACAAACAATCAAACACATATTTATATGCAAAAATTTCTGAATATTTCATTAATTCACATAAACAATTTATATTCTAATAGTAATACATAACTAGTCAATTAGTCCAGTTTGATCATAAAACTTCAAAGCAGAGCACAACAACAGAACTTGTAATAATCTGCTTTCAGAAGTCCATCTCTTGTGGTTCTGGATCTTCAACTTCAATGTGTTTCTTTGAAAGAGCATTCTTCCTGATCTGCTTGttttctctcctcctttgaTGGCTTACCATCTCCTCCGCAGTCATGCTTACAACTTCCTCTGGTGTGACCTTTCCACGAAGTACCTTCCTCCTCAAGTCAGGATTTTTGGGATCCTTTAAATTGAACAATATGGATCTGTACATGAGTTTGTTTGGGCCATTGAATGAACCCATCGCCTTAAACATCATGGACTCGATCTTTGTTGCCAAAACAGTTGGGTCGATTTCACTCTCTCCACCGGCCTCAGCAACAGCTTTAGAGAGAGAATCCAGAACAACTTCTCTCACTTTGTCTCCTGAGATATCGATATTGCAGGGGCTGGTAAgggaaacctttttttttagtCGGAGAGATCGTTGCAGCATCGGACTTCGGCTCTGTCGGTTTTCGTGGAAGCTTGAGACGGATAACGAGGCTTCCTCGGACAACGGTCTTGGTCTCTCTGGTATCATCGTTTCCTCTAACGATTTTCTTGCTCTGTTTGGAATCCTGATAATCAGAGCAGCGCCTGTTCTTTGATTTCTGAATCAGGGCAACGGCAGCATTGCGAATTTTGAGGATGGGATGCTTCGTGAGAGGGAAGAGCATCTTCGGAAGCAGAGTTGTTTCAACAAGATTGGGCGTCGCCAGGAAGTCTTCGAGCCGTTTCAGGGCGTCGAGGCAACGGAAAACCTCTGGACCACACGGGGAGACCCTGTTGAGTGCAGAAGCAGCAACGGCAGCCTTCCTTGTGACGTCAATCAGACCCAGAAACTCGATTTCCATCTCAGTTAGCGCTGTTCTTTTGATGAAACAGAGTGAGAGAGACTGCCAAACAGAAAGCAATCTTGTTCTTCAAGACAGTAATAGTAGTAACTGGAACTGAAGAGAGTGAGTGATTATATATACGTATTAGGTAGGTTTATAGGATTTCTAAGGAAGGAATCCTAATTACCAAGTTCAAAGGAACCGACTTTCTTTGTAATTAGGAATAGGATTCGTTGGGGGCAGAGACGTTAATTTAACGCGGCGAGGCTGggtttttttggctttttgtcAAAAGAATCCGACCCTGTTAGTGTTGTTGTCACCCGACCCGGTATTATCTAGGCCCTCATATTGCTAttgggtttttttgaaaaataaccctcgtttataaacattttttaaatctaacccatctttttaaaacacttaaatataactcTTTTGACAAAGGAAATGATATTCATatcctttcacgtcttttgatgcaccacctctctctcttaaaccctaaaaatgattTTCCCTCCCAAAAACACTCCTCTCCCTCTGCgaaaccactctctctctccttcaaacccagtaaaaccgccCATGTATACCTCTTTCATTCGAAATTTGTCACAGATATAGTGAAATCGATAAGCCAAaagctcaaatcttcaaggttgagtcaaatcttcaaggttgaagtatcGGGACGTATAAGCTCGGTAAGCTGCCATAGCGACGTCGTCGAAGACGCAAACGAGCCTAAAGTCGGCAACGCAATCTCCGAATTCGTTCCCCTAGAACATATAAGTGCTTACCGTGGTCGCTACTTGTCCAACCCTTCGTCTCCTACTTCAGCCAGTCTGCATTTTACCATACAACATCTTGTGCTAAAACATCTTGTCATTTAAGTCGAGAAGGAAGATAGCACCAAACTAAGGTTAGTGTAG
This genomic interval carries:
- the LOC120007763 gene encoding protein CHUP1, chloroplastic, with translation MATREKKDINPLLVKFGIAFALSFAGFLYSRFITKKVKPSLPPPSPRTSDPRREVNSVGRAHCRDDHHNLNKMPNSFSDVPVSAEIHEETYMPRIAVESSTVGISPNSGHSVDKDGFLLPEFDDLVKEYDFSATTASFSPRKDVDTPRSYVQTPRAFRTAEKDDYEQEIRQLQSMVRMLQERERSLEVQLLEYYGLREQETAMMELKNRVHISNMESKLFTLKVESLQADNRRLQAQVADHAKVVSELDAARVKIKMLKKKLRSEAEQNKEQILALKKRVDRLPDQDLKAAASDQDIQLKLQRLKGLETDAEQLRKSNLKLQQENSDLAHRLESTQILANSVLEDPETEELRKAIIHFGQENEERTREIEQLQADRCSDVEELVYLKWINACLRYELRNYQPPSGKTAARDLSKTLSPKSEEKAKQLILEYAKTEGAREKGIDLLDFDSDQWSSSQASYLTDSGEHDDSSVDHSSDIKTTSSIKHKYISKLRRLLLGKDEHHHHRRTLSADKVVYHEDNVSRLSSSVTSAGTDAAAEMQFTKSRTPSQSSSRKSMDFHRLTVMNADNIKHMSIQRNSDVGSCGSSSVRWGRGSCDSIEENQLDRRSDCTEKSDLLKFAEALKTSHSRTGTVHKKSLSYSFG